The following proteins are encoded in a genomic region of Phaeodactylum tricornutum CCAP 1055/1 chromosome 1, whole genome shotgun sequence:
- a CDS encoding predicted protein, with protein MASVCRLSFAIVYCLSAWSYTVESFLAPQFSNLKPLGVSTLAASSTAEVISNAASSLENSLAAVQKDICKTLKVTVAPSSVNRLGLVATEKIRKGEVFLAMPYDVRYELSADLARNVVFKDVLSEDYNSWTGDAGLIALLILNEVCLAADTGLGTKEPIRQNSLQAFMSAWVAALPGPEDINHPLLWSEEDQEILQSSSTNRIYRVLDDIEEDVTWLKTNVFEKDGNRFPVSIPWNGEEIPCFSLTGFKWAMALAQSRSFFVDNAVRLLPLMDFCNHADEGTEEARAGFMGTFGTTKGAELVAGQSYEVGEEVFICYGPKSAADYLLEHAFCPEQSWKTAVSELFFEVDPKDRFYDDKLDILEFETYDASPMDPVQSFDVVSAPGRDGEPDPFMVQFVRLCKLGATDAFLLESIFRKEVWGFMELPVSETNERDVVDAIMEACQLALDDFSKCAEGGPEICSKLRESESQALIRTRDFLRRDREALDLKEYYQQRRLKDLGLDSEWSPEDDMSPDLGFGQSRAPGGADYDW; from the coding sequence ATGGCTTCCGTTTGTAGACTCTCTTTTGCAATTGTGTACTGTTTAAGTGCATGGTCTTACACTGTGGAGAGTTTTCTTGCACCTCAGTTCTCCAATCTTAAACCCCTCGGTGTCTCCACACTCGCtgcgtcgtcgacggcagAGGTTATATCGAATGCAGCTTCTAGCTTGGAAAATTCTTTAGCGGCGGTACAAAAGGATATCTGCAAGACGCTGAAGGTCACCGTCGCACCGTCTTCTGTGAATCGGCTAGGTCTAGTGGCGACTGAGAAGATTAGAAAAGGTGAGGTCTTCTTGGCCATGCCGTATGATGTACGCTATGAACTTTCCGCGGATCTTGCGCGCAACGTCGTGTTCAAAGACGTACTTTCAGAAGACTATAATAGCTGGACAGGTGATGCTGGCTTGATTGCTTTACTAATTCTGAACGAAGTTTGCCTAGCTGCAGACACCGGTCTAGGGACGAAGGAACCTATTCGTCAGAACTCGCTCCAAGCTTTTATGAGCGCGTGGGTTGCGGCACTTCCAGGTCCAGAGGACATCAATCATCCTTTGCTGTGGTCCGAAGAAGACCAGGAGATTTTGCAATCCTCATCCACAAATCGAATCTATCGCGTTTTGGATGATATAGAAGAAGACGTAACGTGGCTGAAGACGAACGTTTTCGAGAAAGATGGCAACCGGTTCCCTGTATCGATTCCATGGAATGGCGAAGAAATCCCTTGTTTTTCGCTGACAGGCTTCAAGTGGGCAATGGCTTTGGCTCAATCAAGATCCTTTTTTGTAGATAACGCTGTCCGTCTCCTTCCCTTAATGGATTTCTGTAACCACGCGGACGAAGGCACGGAGGAAGCGCGTGCGGGCTTTATGGGAACCTTTGGTACAACGAAAGGGGCGGAATTGGTTGCGGGCCAGAGTTACGAGGTGGGCGAGGAAGTCTTCATCTGCTACGGCCCCAAAAGCGCTGCCGACTATTTGTTGGAGCATGCATTTTGTCCAGAACAAAGTTGGAAAACTGCTGTTTCAGAATTGTTTTTTGAAGTTGACCCCAAAGATCGCTTCTACGACGACAAGCTGGATATACTTGAATTCGAAACTTATGATGCATCCCCGATGGACCCCGTTCAATCCTTTGATGTGGTGAGTGCGCCTGGAAGAGATGGTGAACCAGACCCTTTTATGGTTCAATTTGTTCGACTTTGCAAGCTGGGTGCGACGGATGCATTTCTCCTCGAGAGCATCTTCCGCAAAGAAGTCTGGGGATTTATGGAGCTTCCCGTAAGTGAAACAAATGAGCGAGATGTTGTTGATGCAATCATGGAGGCTTGCCAGCTTGCATTGGACGATTTTTCAAAATGTGCGGAAGGTGGCCCAGAGATTTGCAGCAAACTACGAGAGTCGGAAAGCCAGGCGTTAATAAGAACGAGAGACTTTTTGCGACGGGATCGAGAGGCTTTGGACCTGAAAGAGTACTACCAGCAAAGACGGTTGAAGGACTTGGGTCTCGACTCCGAGTGGTCTCCTGAAGATGATATGAGTCCTGACCTTGGATTTGGGCAAAGTCGAGCCCCAGGCGGTGCCGATTACGATTGGTAA
- a CDS encoding predicted protein → MESVDDKNLSYTSEEDELNGSVDSVAIPNALGAPAPNDLSRYVCSPDSMDVICGRGKSGPHPGNQRFRKFVSDKKAAYQAAKRREDKTRITLLIVEELRRGLPPSRFLLKDPKTQMWYDAGVEYAREKVSHALRSRPSDDSKKRANKPKKKGTRKSQHAPELDETVERLIKEQQHLLRSMIDKKVFPVWMQDVKEKLST, encoded by the exons ATGGAGTCAGTGGACGATAAAAACCTATCTTACACCTCCGAAGAGGATGAACTCAATGGTTCCGTTGACTCGGTAGCGATTCCGAATGCTTTGGGAGCCCCGGCACCAAATGACCTATCCCGTTACGTCTGCTCCCCAGACTCAATGGATGTAATCTGTGGTCGTGGAAAGAGCGGACCACACCCAGGAAATCAGCGGTTTCGGAAGTTTGTATCGGACAAGAAGGCTGCATACCAGGCTGCTAAACGAAGAGAAGACAAAACACGCATCACGCTGTTGATCGTTGAAGAGCTGCGAAGAGGCCTACCTCCATCGAG ATTCTTACTGAAAGATCCCAAGACGCAAATGTG GTACGATGCAGGGGTAGAGTATGCTCGCGAAAAGGTGAGCCACGCATTGCGAAGCCGTCCGAGCGACGATAGCAAAAAGAGGGCGAATaagccaaaaaagaaaggaaCACGCAAATCTCAGCACGCGCCTGAACTCGACGAGACTGTGGAACGGCTAATCAAAGAACAGCAGCATCTTTTGAGATCAATGATTGATAAGAAAGTTTTCCCTGTGTGGATGCAAGACGTGAAGGAAAAATTGAGCACCTAG
- a CDS encoding predicted protein has product MPVMRRTPSEMVLLSKKTFVKRSTIRVTVKNSLAAISATLMLLVAFQLQFKLPVLHEDAADVDVESDVWYDGNEVPPILYFIHTKMDILADQKPVLFYENIQRTVRQYERAWGKTNLDVRFLTFESCRELVRHAAPDLLPHFDSDPEGRNHATICRVAALYVTGGYYFDVDMLTQRAWLPRGCSLATAFNPWNNIMQSILIAQPAHPLLKETFRVMLVHYEEYEKMSEGIERTSFHFNLGTKTLRIAYDNLHYQAPPRCFLRESKLNPPSGPRIFPDLPLQKGAFGGGCNFVIHNDNEVFFYSRIVGAGRTCRFTQEKL; this is encoded by the exons ATGCCAGTTATGCGTCGAACACCG TCGGAGATGGTATTGCTTTCCAAGAAAACTTTTGTGAAACGGTCTACCATACGTGTCACGGTAAAGAATTCGCTCGCGGCAATTTCCGCCACATTGATGCTGTTGGTGGCCTTTCAATTACAGTTTAAGCTGCCTGTCCTCCATGAAGATGCAGCCGATGTTGATGTAGAGTCTGATGTGTGGTACGATGGAAATGAAGTGCCTCCTATCCTTTACTTCATTCACACAAAAATGGATATCTTGGCAGACCAGAAACCAGTACTATTCTACGAAAACATTCAAAGGACAGTCCGTCAATACGAAAGGGCTTGGGGCAAAACCAATCTCGATGTGAGATTTCTTACTTTCGAATCGTGCCGGGAATTGGTCAGACACGCCGCCCCCGATCTACTGCCACACTTTGATTCTGATCCAGAAGGTCGAAATCACGCCACTATTTGTCGGGTCGCGGCTCTATATGTCACGGGCGGGTACTACTTCGACGTCGACATGCTCACGCAACGAGCCTGGCTCCCTAGAGGTTGCTCGTTGGCTACGGCTTTCAATCCCTGGAACAACATCATGCAGAGTATTCTGATAGCTCAGCCGGCTCACCCTCTACTGAAAGAAACTTTTCGTGTTATGCTTGTTCACTATGAAGAATATGAGAAGATGTCGGAAGGTATTGAGCGTACCAGCTTTCATTTCAACCTTGGTACCAAAACTCTTCGAATTGCCTACGACAATCTTCACTACCAAGCGCCTCCACGCTGTTTTCTGCGGGAATCGAAGCTTAATCCACCTTCGGGTCCGCGGATCTTTCCCGACCTCCCGCTGCAAAAAGGTGCCTTTGGGGGAGGTTGTAATTTTGTGATTCACAACGACAATGAGGTGTTCTTCTATAGTCGGATCGTCGGTGCGGGCAGAACATGCCGCTTCACTCAAGAAAAACTGTAG